The following are from one region of the Deinococcus radiotolerans genome:
- a CDS encoding DeoR/GlpR family DNA-binding transcription regulator — translation MDSLKVGSERQHLILRRALAERVVKVKDLAAELGVHEMTIRRDIDQLAEQGLLQRIHGGARILEKTSEEVAHQLRATKHTEAKDALARAALELIEDGDVVALDASTTALALARILHARNVSAIVSGLDAANVLAASGVPFLMVGGNFHAPARSFVGAFFMDTMTRLHPDKVVFSAKAFSPDAGFTDPHLPEVGAKQTLVRAGGTVIALIDASKFERRALATIATLDQVDVLITNQAPSERVRSAVETADTTLIVTLEDQ, via the coding sequence ATGGACAGTCTCAAGGTGGGCAGCGAACGCCAGCACCTGATCCTCCGGCGAGCCCTCGCCGAACGCGTCGTCAAGGTCAAAGACCTCGCCGCCGAACTCGGCGTACACGAAATGACCATCCGCCGTGACATCGACCAGCTGGCCGAACAGGGCCTGCTGCAGCGCATCCACGGCGGCGCCCGCATCCTGGAGAAGACCAGCGAGGAAGTCGCCCACCAGCTGCGCGCCACCAAGCACACCGAAGCCAAAGACGCCCTCGCCCGCGCCGCACTGGAGCTCATCGAGGACGGCGACGTGGTCGCCCTGGACGCCAGCACCACCGCCCTGGCCCTCGCGCGCATCCTCCACGCCCGCAACGTCAGCGCCATCGTCAGCGGCCTCGACGCCGCGAACGTTCTGGCCGCGAGCGGCGTGCCCTTCCTGATGGTCGGCGGGAACTTCCACGCGCCCGCCCGCTCCTTCGTCGGCGCGTTCTTCATGGACACCATGACCCGCCTGCACCCGGACAAGGTGGTGTTCTCCGCCAAGGCCTTCTCCCCGGACGCGGGCTTCACCGACCCGCACCTGCCGGAAGTGGGCGCCAAGCAGACCCTCGTCCGCGCGGGCGGCACCGTCATCGCCCTGATCGACGCCTCGAAATTCGAACGCCGGGCGCTCGCCACCATCGCCACGCTCGACCAGGTGGACGTCCTGATCACGAACCAGGCGCCGTCCGAACGGGTCCGCAGCGCGGTCGAGACCGCCGACACCACCCTCATCGTCACCCTGGAGGATCAATGA
- the rhaI gene encoding L-rhamnose isomerase, whose protein sequence is MNQELFQALSAQRIETPSWGYGNSGTRFKTFSAPGAARDVFEKIEDAAEVHRLTGIAPSVALHIPWDEVSDYAHLRRFAAERGVTLGAINPNVFQDDAYKLGSIAHPDERVRAEAVGHLLACVDVMTQTGSRDLSLWFADGTNYAGQDDLRARKRRVRQALAQVHDALPEGSRMLVEYKLFEPAFYATDLFDWGAAYAHCLAIGDKAQVLVDLGHHAQSVNIEQIVAFLLDEGRLGGFHFNARRYADDDLIVGTTNPFELFCIYAELAAAEQASDDLTRTTARQVAYMIDQSHNIEPKVEAMIHSVVNCQEAYAKALLIDRERLTAAQQQGDVLEAQRTLMDAFRTDVRPLLAEWRRESGLPEDPIQAHRASGYQQTIARARGTAAAGGGFPVKS, encoded by the coding sequence ATGAATCAGGAGCTGTTCCAGGCGCTCAGCGCGCAACGCATCGAGACCCCCAGCTGGGGCTACGGCAACAGCGGCACCCGCTTCAAGACCTTCTCCGCGCCCGGCGCCGCGCGCGACGTGTTTGAAAAAATCGAGGACGCCGCCGAAGTGCACCGCCTCACCGGCATCGCGCCCAGCGTGGCCCTCCACATCCCCTGGGACGAGGTGAGTGACTACGCGCACCTGCGCCGCTTCGCCGCGGAGCGCGGCGTGACGCTCGGCGCCATCAACCCCAACGTGTTCCAGGACGACGCGTACAAGCTCGGCTCCATCGCCCACCCGGACGAGCGGGTGCGGGCCGAGGCTGTAGGGCACCTCCTGGCCTGCGTGGACGTCATGACGCAGACCGGGTCACGCGACCTGAGCCTGTGGTTCGCGGACGGCACCAACTACGCCGGTCAGGACGACCTGCGCGCCCGCAAACGCCGCGTCCGCCAGGCCCTGGCGCAGGTGCACGACGCGCTGCCCGAGGGCAGCCGCATGCTCGTCGAGTACAAGCTGTTCGAACCGGCCTTCTACGCCACCGACCTGTTCGACTGGGGCGCCGCGTACGCCCACTGCCTCGCCATCGGCGACAAGGCGCAGGTGCTCGTCGACCTCGGCCACCACGCGCAGAGCGTGAACATCGAGCAGATCGTCGCGTTCCTCCTCGACGAGGGGCGCCTGGGCGGCTTCCACTTCAACGCCCGCCGCTACGCGGACGACGACCTGATCGTCGGCACCACTAACCCCTTCGAGCTCTTCTGCATCTACGCGGAACTCGCCGCAGCCGAACAGGCCAGTGACGACCTGACCCGCACCACCGCCCGGCAGGTCGCGTACATGATCGACCAGAGCCACAACATCGAACCCAAGGTCGAGGCCATGATCCACAGCGTCGTGAACTGCCAGGAAGCGTACGCCAAGGCCCTCCTGATCGACCGCGAGCGCCTCACGGCCGCCCAGCAGCAGGGTGACGTCCTCGAAGCGCAGCGCACCCTGATGGACGCCTTCCGCACGGACGTCCGCCCCCTGCTGGCCGAGTGGCGCCGCGAGAGCGGCCTGCCCGAAGACCCCATTCAGGCCCACCGGGCCAGCGGCTACCAGCAGACCATCGCCCGGGCGCGCGGCACGGCCGCCGCCGGCGGCGGCTTCCCCGTCA